One window from the genome of [Mycobacterium] stephanolepidis encodes:
- a CDS encoding TetR/AcrR family transcriptional regulator: protein MARRRGWDGQPPNSDAEASDRIVAAAVKLIGETGSAVSLADVAAELGVIRQTVYRYFPTADALMHAASIASVDSFLDRLTGVVRGITDPAEALTEGVLYTLEEVTRTPHLAIMMSEPYAHSHTSDMTSDEAQAFGLRMLGRFDVEWDQYGYDDEAKRGLVEFALRIMLSFFVSPNEATRSRDELRRFLRRWLGGAILAQRSN from the coding sequence ATGGCGCGTAGACGGGGGTGGGACGGTCAACCGCCGAACAGTGACGCCGAGGCGTCCGATCGGATAGTCGCCGCGGCCGTGAAGCTGATCGGCGAGACCGGTTCAGCGGTAAGCCTGGCCGACGTCGCGGCAGAGCTCGGCGTCATCCGGCAGACCGTCTACCGGTATTTCCCGACGGCTGACGCACTCATGCATGCGGCCTCCATCGCGTCGGTGGACAGCTTCCTGGACCGGCTGACGGGAGTCGTGCGCGGTATCACCGATCCCGCCGAAGCACTTACCGAGGGTGTGCTCTACACCTTGGAAGAAGTCACTCGCACACCACATTTGGCCATCATGATGTCCGAACCGTACGCACACTCGCACACCAGCGATATGACCTCGGACGAGGCACAGGCCTTCGGTCTGCGCATGCTCGGCCGATTCGACGTCGAATGGGACCAGTACGGATACGACGATGAGGCCAAACGCGGACTCGTCGAGTTCGCCCTACGAATCATGCTGTCGTTCTTCGTCTCACCCAATGAAGCCACGCGTTCCCGTGATGAACTGCGTCGCTTTCTCAGGCGCTGGCTCGGCGGAGCCATCCTGGCCCAGCGCTCTAATTAA
- a CDS encoding cupin domain-containing protein: MKPINRRTVLGGVGVAGVAAVAGAGADRALSSPRSRDDIKDQTVTDDAARFGDPRIPAELNTAQPHLFHLGALAPQTFYGGDLRQAHEGNFPILTGQQASIVMVTLQPGGIREPHWHPSAWEINVITSGVAKWTLLDPEGHSETFDAHVGDVVFAPQGSLHYFENKGTEDLKLLIVFNASTAEGKDDIGIGASISKLPPDVLAAIFGVPTETFASFKKIDESVTILRRPNR, from the coding sequence ATGAAGCCGATCAATCGACGCACCGTCCTCGGCGGTGTCGGAGTGGCGGGGGTCGCAGCCGTCGCCGGCGCAGGGGCCGACCGCGCTCTGTCTTCTCCCCGCTCCCGTGACGACATAAAGGATCAGACCGTGACCGATGACGCCGCCCGCTTCGGCGATCCCCGCATCCCCGCCGAGTTGAACACCGCACAACCGCACCTGTTTCACCTTGGCGCGCTGGCACCGCAAACCTTCTACGGGGGCGACCTGCGGCAGGCCCACGAGGGCAATTTCCCTATCCTCACCGGGCAGCAGGCCAGCATCGTCATGGTGACCTTGCAGCCGGGCGGAATACGGGAACCGCACTGGCATCCCAGCGCCTGGGAGATCAACGTCATCACCAGCGGTGTGGCGAAGTGGACGTTGTTGGACCCGGAGGGACACAGTGAAACCTTCGACGCACACGTCGGCGATGTCGTCTTCGCACCTCAGGGATCGCTGCATTATTTCGAGAACAAAGGCACCGAGGACCTCAAGCTGCTGATCGTGTTCAACGCCAGTACTGCGGAAGGCAAGGACGACATTGGAATTGGCGCGTCGATCAGCAAGCTGCCGCCCGATGTCCTCGCCGCGATATTCGGTGTACCGACGGAGACCTTCGCATCATTCAAGAAGATCGATGAGTCCGTCACCATCCTGCGCAGGCCTAACCGGTGA
- a CDS encoding TetR/AcrR family transcriptional regulator: MSTTPRTRLSVAARREELLRVGSVLFATRPYDEVWIEHVAQEAGVSSALIYHYFGNKKTFVGEIVRRDSESFLRAITVDPALPPYEQFLTSLDAYLDHIEQHPHAYIAMTRGLTSTDPEVREILDSNRAVVTEHTLKRIVSGTPTPAQRMIARAWVVYIVDMCMAWLIDGIVDRAELRDLLIRSYDALSGVITDIGSA; the protein is encoded by the coding sequence ATGTCAACGACTCCTCGAACTCGTCTTTCCGTGGCAGCCCGCCGCGAGGAACTCCTGCGGGTGGGCTCGGTACTCTTCGCCACCCGCCCTTATGACGAGGTCTGGATCGAGCACGTCGCCCAGGAAGCGGGCGTGTCGTCCGCCCTGATCTACCACTACTTCGGCAACAAGAAGACCTTCGTCGGCGAGATTGTCCGCCGCGATTCCGAGTCATTTCTGCGGGCGATCACGGTGGACCCCGCACTACCGCCCTACGAGCAGTTCCTCACCTCGCTCGACGCCTACCTCGACCACATCGAACAGCATCCACACGCATACATCGCGATGACCCGCGGACTGACCAGCACCGACCCGGAGGTCCGGGAGATCCTCGACAGCAACCGTGCGGTGGTAACAGAGCACACCCTCAAGAGGATCGTCTCGGGAACGCCCACGCCCGCCCAACGCATGATCGCGCGCGCCTGGGTCGTCTACATCGTCGACATGTGCATGGCGTGGCTCATCGACGGCATCGTCGACCGCGCCGAGCTGCGCGATCTACTGATCCGTTCCTACGACGCGCTCAGCGGCGTCATCACGGACATCGGAAGCGCTTAG
- a CDS encoding WhiB family transcriptional regulator has translation MAIAFRRSWAPDSVDADGIDAPKCFRAVWGTAVTRPKFRGLEPGLDELEWQVKAVCRGMSTDIFYYAETQRGALRKQYEVQAKQICNECPVRRPCAAYAMRTDEPHGVWGAMTTRERRVAMTRSRRKATTAERATS, from the coding sequence CTGGCTATCGCATTCCGACGGTCATGGGCTCCAGACTCGGTGGATGCGGATGGCATCGACGCACCGAAATGTTTTCGGGCGGTTTGGGGCACGGCCGTGACACGACCGAAGTTCCGCGGCCTGGAACCGGGCCTGGACGAACTGGAGTGGCAGGTTAAAGCGGTCTGTCGCGGAATGTCGACGGATATCTTCTACTACGCCGAAACTCAGCGTGGAGCCTTGCGGAAGCAGTACGAGGTGCAGGCGAAACAGATCTGCAACGAGTGCCCGGTGCGCAGGCCATGTGCGGCGTATGCCATGAGAACCGATGAACCACACGGTGTTTGGGGCGCGATGACAACACGGGAGCGCCGAGTGGCCATGACACGCTCCCGGCGCAAGGCCACCACGGCGGAGCGCGCTACATCTTGA
- a CDS encoding SRPBCC family protein — MNQVERRASGSRVEALFRRPGAKNTAVQPLWYAETESVIAAPRGDVWQTIVDVHGWPRWGNFLPFRSRGPLVEGVAMALGFGRRGWIVVPLARWLVVRHADTLCWGGGIPGLHIRHWVMLEEIAPDVVRVRHGEGVQGAVARVLPGFLRRPYGAILGLVVNRGLERRFRPHVTG; from the coding sequence ATGAACCAGGTCGAGCGTCGGGCTTCAGGCTCGCGCGTTGAGGCGTTGTTCCGCCGGCCAGGCGCCAAAAACACAGCCGTGCAACCATTGTGGTACGCCGAGACCGAGTCCGTGATCGCTGCACCACGTGGAGATGTTTGGCAGACGATCGTGGATGTGCACGGCTGGCCTAGGTGGGGAAACTTCTTACCGTTCAGGTCGCGTGGACCCCTCGTCGAAGGCGTCGCGATGGCTCTGGGCTTCGGCCGTCGCGGCTGGATCGTGGTTCCGTTGGCGCGTTGGCTGGTTGTGCGTCACGCGGACACACTCTGCTGGGGTGGCGGCATTCCGGGACTACATATCCGGCATTGGGTGATGCTCGAGGAGATCGCCCCCGACGTGGTGCGGGTGCGCCATGGTGAAGGTGTGCAAGGAGCGGTGGCCCGAGTTCTTCCGGGATTTCTGCGCCGGCCCTATGGTGCGATCCTCGGACTCGTCGTGAATCGCGGGTTGGAGCGCCGATTCCGCCCGCACGTCACCGGTTAG
- a CDS encoding YhgE/Pip domain-containing protein, producing MLAGLAFGSEIKRFGRSRMTRAAIVVLMLLPLVYGALYLWAYWDPFGHVNKMPVALVNADKGATVSGQQVNIGEEISKSLTADGSMDWHVLNLDEARAGVDHGKYYFMLELPPDFSEAIASPLTGQPKQANLVAVYNDANNYISSSIGRTAIDQVLNAVSTRISGQAVNQVLSVVVSSGAGIQQAADGAQKLADGAAKVDDGAGQLANGLHTARPGSAQLATGAKQLSDGINQATDPLLTVSKAVANIGGSTDKLQQGTDALRQANDQIDGIAKAQDSAANALTAVIDQLAGRQDPAANTLRGIQDQLREHQFTPQVRQQLTDAENASIAMTETLRGPGSPLKSALDQVGGKGQELTNKLTQLRNGAQQLATGNAQLSTGIAHMDDGAQQLKSGTAQLRSGSAELATKLAEGAKQVPNWSAQQKDAIADTIGGPVHLETSHENAAPNFGTGMAPFFVTLALFFGALVLWMILRPLQTRAIAAEVLPIRVALSSYLPAATIGIFQAIILYCVVRFALGMHAAHPVAMLAFMVLVSFAFVAATQAINALVGPAVGRVLLMALLMLQLVSAGGMYPVETTSRPFQVLHKYDPMTYGVDGLRQLILGGIDGRLWQSVITLLCIALGGLLITSLSARRNQLWNLTRLLPSIKM from the coding sequence TTGCCGCTGGTGTACGGCGCGCTGTATCTGTGGGCCTACTGGGACCCCTTCGGCCACGTCAACAAGATGCCCGTGGCCCTCGTCAACGCCGACAAGGGCGCCACTGTTTCCGGCCAGCAGGTGAACATCGGCGAGGAGATCTCCAAGAGCCTCACCGCAGACGGCAGCATGGATTGGCACGTCCTGAATCTCGATGAGGCGCGCGCCGGAGTCGACCACGGCAAGTACTACTTCATGTTGGAGCTGCCGCCCGATTTCAGTGAGGCCATCGCCTCACCGCTGACCGGTCAGCCCAAGCAGGCCAATCTGGTCGCCGTCTACAACGACGCCAATAACTACATCTCCTCGAGCATCGGCCGCACCGCCATCGACCAGGTGCTCAATGCCGTCTCGACCCGTATTTCCGGGCAGGCCGTCAATCAGGTTCTGTCCGTCGTGGTTTCCTCCGGCGCGGGCATCCAGCAGGCCGCCGATGGCGCCCAGAAACTCGCAGACGGCGCGGCCAAGGTCGATGACGGTGCCGGCCAGCTCGCCAACGGGCTGCACACCGCCCGACCCGGATCAGCGCAACTGGCCACCGGCGCCAAGCAGCTCTCCGACGGCATCAACCAGGCCACCGACCCCCTGCTGACCGTCAGTAAGGCGGTCGCGAACATCGGCGGCAGCACCGACAAACTTCAGCAGGGCACCGACGCGCTCCGGCAGGCCAATGATCAAATCGACGGCATCGCCAAGGCCCAGGACAGCGCCGCGAACGCGCTCACCGCGGTGATCGATCAGCTGGCCGGGCGCCAGGACCCGGCGGCGAACACCTTGCGCGGGATACAGGATCAGCTGCGTGAACATCAGTTCACACCCCAGGTTCGCCAACAGCTGACCGACGCGGAGAACGCGTCGATCGCGATGACCGAGACGCTGCGCGGACCCGGCAGCCCGCTGAAGTCTGCGCTCGATCAGGTCGGCGGCAAGGGGCAGGAGCTCACCAACAAGCTCACCCAGCTGCGTAACGGCGCGCAGCAGCTGGCCACCGGGAACGCGCAACTGTCCACCGGTATCGCCCACATGGACGACGGTGCACAACAACTGAAGTCGGGCACCGCACAGCTGCGTTCCGGTTCGGCTGAACTGGCGACCAAGCTCGCCGAAGGCGCCAAGCAGGTGCCCAACTGGAGCGCTCAGCAGAAGGATGCCATCGCCGACACCATCGGTGGTCCGGTGCATCTGGAGACCTCGCATGAGAACGCCGCGCCCAATTTCGGAACCGGCATGGCACCGTTCTTCGTCACGCTGGCGTTGTTCTTCGGCGCATTGGTGCTCTGGATGATACTGCGGCCCTTGCAAACTCGGGCTATCGCCGCCGAGGTTCTGCCGATTCGGGTGGCCCTCTCCAGCTATCTTCCCGCGGCCACCATCGGGATCTTCCAGGCGATCATCCTGTACTGCGTGGTGCGATTCGCACTTGGAATGCACGCCGCGCACCCCGTCGCGATGCTCGCCTTTATGGTGCTGGTCTCGTTCGCGTTCGTCGCCGCGACTCAGGCCATCAACGCGCTGGTGGGTCCGGCCGTCGGCCGGGTGCTGCTCATGGCGCTACTGATGTTGCAGCTGGTCAGCGCCGGCGGCATGTATCCGGTGGAGACCACCTCGAGACCCTTCCAGGTGCTGCACAAATACGATCCGATGACGTACGGCGTCGACGGATTGCGTCAGCTGATCCTGGGCGGCATAGACGGCAGGTTGTGGCAGTCGGTGATCACCCTGCTCTGCATCGCGCTGGGCGGGCTCCTGATCACCAGCCTGTCGGCCCGGCGCAATCAACTCTGGAATCTGACGCGGCTGCTGCCGTCGATCAAGATGTAG
- a CDS encoding metal-dependent hydrolase, with translation MTELIVRKLRFAFADHHVPFLWNESNPAFSSMANAVSFLAIAFEKMIGQMIPEAMPLIADPAIAEEAEAFVRQEGQHSMGHRQHAKGLIKSYPGLKETLDEVVAAFDDLTANKPLKYRLAYTADLEATFTPVFKLMLDHDDTLFAPGDDRVASLFLWHFVEEVEHRSSALIIYDAVADDPWYRMRVAPSIFRHVWAVLRIACEGFNKHVPLEDRKVDALSMFGMQARKKSLLQRLPFVDAPYDGPIENAFSSLPVREVLVAMSGAVRSQIPGHNPAHEKLPALADEWFARYEAGYEVTQWYTADPVAQVGV, from the coding sequence ATGACGGAACTCATCGTGCGCAAGTTGCGGTTTGCGTTCGCCGACCATCACGTTCCGTTCCTGTGGAACGAGTCCAACCCGGCGTTTTCGAGCATGGCCAACGCGGTCTCCTTCCTGGCGATCGCATTCGAGAAGATGATCGGGCAGATGATTCCCGAGGCCATGCCGCTGATTGCCGATCCGGCGATCGCCGAGGAGGCCGAGGCCTTCGTTCGGCAAGAGGGCCAGCACTCCATGGGGCATCGCCAGCACGCCAAGGGTCTGATCAAGAGTTACCCGGGCCTCAAGGAGACCCTGGACGAGGTAGTCGCCGCCTTCGATGACCTGACCGCGAACAAGCCGTTGAAGTATCGGTTGGCCTACACCGCCGACCTGGAGGCGACGTTCACCCCGGTGTTCAAACTGATGCTGGATCACGACGACACCCTGTTCGCGCCGGGCGACGATCGCGTCGCCTCGCTGTTCCTGTGGCACTTCGTCGAAGAGGTGGAACATCGCAGCTCGGCGCTGATCATCTATGACGCGGTGGCCGACGATCCCTGGTACCGCATGCGCGTGGCGCCGTCGATCTTCAGGCACGTTTGGGCGGTGTTGCGCATCGCCTGCGAAGGCTTCAACAAGCATGTCCCTCTCGAGGATCGCAAGGTGGACGCGCTGTCGATGTTCGGCATGCAGGCGCGGAAGAAGTCTCTGCTGCAACGGCTTCCGTTTGTGGACGCACCGTATGACGGACCCATCGAGAACGCGTTCAGTAGCTTGCCGGTGCGCGAGGTGCTCGTCGCGATGTCGGGTGCGGTGCGCAGTCAGATCCCGGGGCACAATCCAGCACATGAGAAGTTGCCGGCCTTGGCCGACGAATGGTTCGCGCGTTATGAGGCCGGTTATGAAGTCACGCAGTGGTACACGGCTGATCCGGTGGCGCAGGTGGGAGTCTGA
- a CDS encoding SRPBCC family protein has translation MLLLLRLHHLEPVTPDSDFYVSAPLIAEGRAAFSVPVEQLWALLDDIDFPPWRAEWLTAPPRGDGSRRMLRMGGRHLNAGYFTRFEPFREMRFYLGELASPGVRALAAVMWFDTLGPTRSAIRWRVAVKPGLLAKRTRPVRWVTAIANPVMSLGMKIVFGYGLRHARAKASR, from the coding sequence ATGCTGCTGTTGCTGCGATTGCATCATCTGGAGCCGGTTACGCCGGATTCGGACTTCTATGTTTCTGCGCCGCTGATCGCCGAGGGCCGTGCTGCGTTTTCGGTACCGGTCGAGCAGTTGTGGGCGCTGCTGGACGACATCGACTTTCCGCCCTGGCGTGCCGAATGGCTCACCGCGCCGCCGCGCGGCGACGGATCACGACGCATGTTGCGGATGGGAGGGCGTCATCTGAACGCCGGATACTTCACACGATTTGAGCCGTTCCGCGAGATGCGTTTCTACCTTGGTGAACTCGCGTCACCCGGTGTACGCGCGCTGGCGGCCGTCATGTGGTTCGACACGTTGGGGCCGACCCGGAGCGCCATCCGGTGGCGGGTGGCCGTCAAACCCGGTCTACTTGCCAAGCGTACCCGGCCTGTCCGATGGGTCACCGCAATCGCCAATCCGGTGATGTCGCTGGGCATGAAGATTGTCTTCGGCTATGGATTGAGGCACGCACGGGCCAAGGCCAGTCGATGA